From the Brienomyrus brachyistius isolate T26 chromosome 23, BBRACH_0.4, whole genome shotgun sequence genome, the window GGGAAGCCTTTTCCGGACATGCGTCTTCGTCACATCAGGAGCGATACCTCATTTTAAGCCAGAATAGTGATTGCAGGAGTCAGGATGTGGCTGCTTGTCTGGTGTTTCTGTCCTTTCATCAGAAATTCTCCTTGTGGCTGGAAACTTactcctgtctgtcttgttctgtAATCACCCTGTCTATAAAGGTTATTGTGTTATGTCTCTGTCTGGAATGGCTGCTCCAATTTGTGGTCTTCCTGTCTGGAAGAGTTAACCCTGCATGTGGTCTTCCTGCCTGGAAGAGTTAACCCTGCATGTGGTCTTCCTGCCTGGAAGAGTTAACCCTGCATGTGGTCTTCCTGCCTGGAAGAGTTAACCCTGCATGTGGTCTTCCTGCCTGGAAGAGTTAACCCTGCATGTGGTCTTTCTGCCTGGAAGAGTTAACCCTGCATGTGGTCTTCCTGCCTGGAAGAGTTAACCCTGCATGTGGTCTTCCTGTCTGGAAGAGTTAACCCTGCATGTGGTCTTCCTGTCTGGAAGAGTTAACCCTGCATGTGGTCTTCCTGCCTGGAAGAGTTAACCCTGCATGTGGTCTTCCTGCCTGGAAGAGTTAACCCTGCATGTGGTCTTCCTGCCTGGAAGAGTTAACCCTGCATGTGGTCTTCCTGCCTGGAAGAGTTAACCCTGCATGTGGTCTTTCTGCCTGGAAGAGTTAACCCTGCATGTGGTCTTCCTGCCTGGAAGAGTTAACCCTGCATGTGGTCTTCCTGTCTGGAAGAGTTAACCCTGCATGTGGTCTTCCTGTCTGGAAGAGTTAACCCTGCATGTGGTCTTCCTGTCTGGAAGAGTTAACCCTGCATGTGGTCTTCCTGTCTGGAAGAGTTAACCCTGCATGTGGTCTTCCTGTCTGGAAGAGTTAACCCTGCATGTGGTCTTCCTGTCTGGAAGAGTTAACCCTGCATGTGGTCTTCCTGTCTGGAAGAGTTAACCCTGCATGTGGGGTTCCTCTGCCACTGGAGATCTTCTGGAGACCATCAGTAATACCTGGAGGTTACTTGGGAGGGGGGTACAGATGAACTGGTCATGTCACCTGCATGATTAAAGACCTTGGACTTTGCAGATGGAGTTGAATAGCTGTCAGTGTTTATGTGGTAGTGAGGCATCTGAGTTTTTTAATTGGGCTGTGAGCTCTTGGCCAGGTGTCTgaagtacatgagccactctgAGTTGCAGCATGTTCAGGCGGGATGTCGTGCACTGGGGGAAGGGGGTTTTTCATCAGCCCCCCTCATGTCTGTAGCCTTCAGGAACCTTAAGGACAGGCAGACTATTGTTCTGGAGAGCTGGCTGACCTTTCACCTCCTTCACACTTCCCTCATACCTCGTGTGACAGAACGTTTCGTTCAGATACAGGGTCTGGTAGGCTGGAGGTCAGTTGGCATCGTATTCTAGAGCGGCTCTTCCCCAACACATCATCTCTGGCGTGTCGGTTTAACACAATGAGGTGTTACTtgtttgttgttgctgttaatATGTGACGGTCCAAATTCTTGCCTTGTTTCTCAAGCTAGTTAGATAcacttatatatataaaaactgcAGTTTTCCTAATCTTGTAAGACACATTCCTTCATGTTGGAAAAAACGACAGGCAGGTTTATCAGtgttctctgctgccccctaatGGTGACAAGTGGCTAATGAGCTTCTCTGTGTCTGTTGCAGCTGAACTGCAGTTTGTTCAGATCATCCTCATCATGGTGGTAATGGTTGTCATGGTGGTGCTGATCATCTGTTTGCTGAACCACTACAAGTTCTCCGGCTGCTCCGGTATGACGCGGCAGAGCCAGGGCAGCAGGCAGGAGGAGATGCTACAGCAGGTGGATTGGGGCGTTATGTCAGGGCAGATCAGTCATTAAACATGCTGCCCCTTCCTCACTGTTCTGTCTCCTTCATCTCAGGGACCATCTGCATGGCCACAGGATAGCACAGCACCAACACAAGGAGCTTCTGAGGTGAGCCCGGTTATAACCTTTCAGCCAAACAGTCCATTTCTGACTCCTCTTATGTGCAGCTCCACCCCCGATTCCTGCCAAATTCAGGCTCCACCTCCCGATCCCTGCTGACCACCAGCCCCACCCCTGATCCCTGCCAACCTCAGGCTCCACCCTTCCAATCTTGGTCGATCTCAGACCCCGCCATCGCATTCTGCTAAAAGCTCTCCTGTCTCTGCAGGCAGCTTACGCACAGCGTGAGAGGCTCACGGCTCCCGCTTTCATGCAGCAGGACCGGTTCTGCCGCTTCCagcccacctaccccccccagcAGCACCAGATCGACCTGCCGCCCACCATCTGCCTGTCGGATGGGGAGGAGCCCCCTCCCTACCAGGGCCCCTGTACGCTGCAGCTGCGGGACCCTGAGCAGCAGATGGAGCTCAGCAGGGAATCAGTGCGCGCGCCACCCAACCGCACTGTCTTTGACAGCGACCTGATCGCCGTGCACCCGCCCAGCAGCAACTCAGGCATCAGCGCCTCCCGCTCTGCCAGCCACGGGCACATGGAGGGGCCCCCGCCCACATACAGTGAGGTCATGGGCAAACATCCAGCCTCCTCTTTTTTTCCTCACCAGCACGGCGATACCCCTCccatcctgcagggggcagctgcTCAAACACTCCAGCACAGCAGCAGTGAAAGCACAACAGTACCCATTAAGATCAGGGACAGTCAGAGGGACAAACAGGTGTGAGGCGAGGGGTGGGGCTGTGTTTTCTGCCCTGCCCCAAACATTGAAGGGGTGTGGTGTTCCGTGGAAGACTCCATCACCTGCCTCAACATCCACCCTCACTGTAGCAGCAATGAAAGATGTTTGATATTTGACCCAAAGCAACCTGGATAACGGTTAGCAGAGCTGCCTAGTCTGTTTTCCATATGTACTGTGCTAGTTGAGGGATTTTCATTAATTAAAGAAACATGTATTTTATGAGGATTTGTGCAcaaaaaaacaatcaaaattAACATCTTTGTGCCAAGAGCTGTGTGGGACTTGGGGGATTTTACTTGACAGAAGTCTGGTCGTTTGCACTACTCGCCGTTCAAAGGGATGGAGGGAAATGTCattttatttgtgtgttttactCCTGGATTCAAGGAGAGCTTCAGCCGTTCCTCCCCGTCAGAATGATGCCCGAATATTCTATGTACATTTTTCACCTTTTATTGCACTTAAAGGCATGTGAAAATGTCTCCGTGAGGTGTAGCGTGGTCCTCGGGCCTCCGAATGGTCGTGTCACCCCAGGACGTGGTGAACGTATGAGTCACACTCCTCCTCGGTGCTCTCCTCCCTCACCCTCGCGGGTCCCTCAGCCCTCCCCCCCTTCCTGCTTTCAGCTTCTTATCTACTTGTACCTTTGCAGATCCATTCACAAATGAGGGCGGTTATTGTCATCTGGTTTTCTGAAGCTGAGCAATGTGTGGATCTCCTGTGTGTGAGGGCTGCCTGTGTAGAGCTCGACCTTGAGAAGCCGCCAGCACGTCCTCCCTGTCCCTGTACTCTCCAAACATCCCCGTTTCCATCCAGATGGTCCGTCTCACACAGTCAGAGTGCTTATAGACCCAATGAAAAGAAGCCTAACCCCTTTGATTTGGTACTCAGGACATAGCTGGTTGGCGGCTTTTCTTTGGAGATCTTCCACAGCAGTGAGGAGGGAAAGGGGAGCTCCCCATGTCCGTGGAGTGTTTTGTCTTGGTTGGGATCAGAGAATTTGCATATCTTATTGCTTGCCATTAATTTCTGCAGTTGACTgccgtatatatatatttttaacatttttttattttgagatGTGGCTCATGACTTTATTGAAATGATGCAAATACTGGACAGGCTACCAAAGTAACGATGGAAGTCAGGGGGAGTCCTCtgggtggggtcctgtgggtCCAAATACCATCCCCCCCCAGCTTAGCTGTTCCAGAGAGTGATgctaacatgcacccatgacgcCATCACTAACAGATCAGCCAACTAACCTGCTTCGTTCACTGATAAAACGTCACTGcagtctgaccccccccccatattattTAAACCCCACCCACTGGGGTTTGTGCATCGGGGCAACATATGTCATGGTAACTGACCTTCCTTGCGATTGTGCTGTACTCCGGGAAAAAAAAGCACTTAACCAGTTTAATAAGGTAATAATTGTgattaatataataattaaattaGATCCGGTTCCGGGCTGCTTTCTGAGACGCCGGCAGCAAGGCTCCATTCCCAGCTTACTTAGCAGTTGGGGGCCGGGAATCTCCTCCAGAAGTGACTCAATTATGTCTCCATCTGTGGACAATCACGGCAAATCCAtgttcataaaggcagctttggtCGCCATGTTGGCTTGGGAACAGTGTGGGTAGCAGAGAGGGTTATGTTCTGTAACGGTCATGCGTGGAGGTACCACCCCCAGCATTCGGGTGAAGACAGGGCTGttcgttttgggggggggggggggggtaggttagTGTGTACAACCCCAATATTTAACTCTGCTTAATTTGTCTCCCTCTAATACATAGATATTTGCATTTGAATTATGAAACTGTCcacaattaaatattaaattctcTCATATCGCATTTGGGTGGAGGCTCTTGCCGTCTTGCGGTGACCCCCCaaactccacctcctcctcttcctcggcAGATGGCGCACGTGTATGTGACACAAGTACAGCACCCACTTGCTGAAAACAGGTGATTCCAATGcagggatgcccccccccactggtACATCAAAGCATTAAGTGTTTCCACAGTGTAGATGTATGTACCCCCCAGTCACCTGTCTCACGCTTGTTTATAAGGTGCTGAATATAAGAATATGATGCACATACCCTCTCCGATGGGTAGATCTACCAGAAAACAGTGTGAATAATGTAATATACTGTACAGATAATAAAATGAACTGGGCAGGTGTGTTTTTTGTAAACAGAACAGTGAGATGCTTTAATACTGGTTACGGAACAAATACAGtgaactgcctgttttattTTCCTATGAAAAATATAAGTAATGTATGGATGAAACAGGATGGCAATATCTCGGCCTCAAACAAGACGTCACAACTCACCCTTCCCCCCCATGACAGATAGCTCACCATCACCACCACAGTCACCCTGGTACCATGAAAGGAAAGGTTACCTGGAGCCACGCATCTCAGGAGTCCTCGCGTTCCCCGGACATGTCCCCGaaagcacgccccccccccccccccaggacgtcCACAGAAGACATGCAGAACTAATAATCCGCTGCTGGACATTTGTTTGctttattgaaaataataatGCACATGAAATGTGTGTAATTTTTGCCTCTTAACATTGGAGCCATATGATGTCATAGGTCTGTCGCAGGAAGGATGGCAAGTGTTTAGTCGCGGTTGCTAAAAGCTGTAGCGGTTGGACATACAGACTTTATGCTTGTACTTATGCTGTGGTGAAACTGCGGCCGCCATTAAAACCCTTTAAAAACACAGCACCAGTGCTTCTCTGCTTCATGTTGGAGCCTGCAGAGTTAAACCCCCATTGAGATAAGACCCtagatcagaggtagggaacctgatccatggagagccagtgcgggtttttgggatggcctctcaatcagccaataataaagcagcgattctcaactccagtccttggaatccactgttattggctgactgagaggccatcccaaaaacccccaccggctctccatggatcaggttccctacccctgccctAGATTATAGCCCTTGTGTTCCTTTGAGGGCTCCCTGCAACAATAGCTTGTTAAAGGGTGTGAACCCAGTTCTACTCTGATTTAATCTGATTCTTGAGGGTTTCTTGAGCACAGCAATACCTCAGCACGCCAGCAGGGGGCTGAACACGTTGGGGAGGACAGCCAAGCCCTCCATTTTGAGAGTCAAACCACAGAATATCTTAAATTCCAAcatcccacccatccatctgtctTTTCTACCCGCTTGTCCTCTGCAGGGTTGTGGGGATCCACagctatcctggaagctacaggcgcaaggcagggaccaacccatcacagggaacatatACAAAACACGGAGTTCACAGCACATTTAGTCTGACTTTTAACTGAAAATCTTGGGCTGGATGATTTAGCCAGTCGCAGAGCGGATTTAATTGATCCTTCATTCTCAGCCAGCACATTAAACATGCGTGTGCAAACGGACATGTCTGACATATATACTGCCCATCATGCAGGACAGTCACTGTCAAAGTCACTCCAGAATGCCAGCCTCAGCCGCTGACGGGAGGTAGCTCCTGATCGCCCTGCGAGGACACGGTAATGACATGGCTTCACCGGGACAAGAGGTACTCCGTAGACTTCAAAGCACTCTAGTGTAACTAAAGTAAAAACAAAATGACACCCTGCGATCCACTCCACGACGATCATGATGTTATCAGCGATGGATAGAAAACGACAACGATGTACACAGAACAACATTTAAAAGATGGACACAGAGAAATACGACTGTTACCACACAGCGCAGTCTGACCCAGGATTAAATCAGCCCACCGACCTTTGAGTTGATGTTTACATTTTCCCCCTTCTAATAACGCTGACATCTATTATGTTTCTTTTGCGTGTTTCTTTTTACAATCGCAGATGATAAGTGCAGCTTTAATTGAGCTCCTAGGACTGAGATGGGAACACAAGCAGGACGCTGGGGTCACTGCGCCCCCGCTGGAGACTCATATTAAAATCAAAGTTTAGGGTCCCTGATCTTTCTTCCGGAAAGACACCTTGTCTTTGGTCTGCTGCAGCTTCTCTGAGAACTTGTCCTTCGTCTCCTCCATTCTCCCGGAAATCCTCTCCTTGGTTTCCTCCATTTTTTCTGAAAATCGCTCCCGGGTCTCCTCCATCTTGTCCTGTATGTACTCCTTGACTGGGGGTGGGGTCGACATGTAGCCATGCTTGCGGAGGTATTTCACAGAGAGGGAGGTCCCAGCCAGCGTGACGGTGTACCTGGCTGGAGTGGCgatctccaaaaaaaaaatcagatgacaTGTCAGTAACTGTCCACTCACACACATCCTTGGAGATATAAACCCTCGCTCAGAAGCTGGGGGCTCTTTGCGGACAGACCCCCACCCGGGCATGCTAGGACCCTCACCTTGTACATGGCATAGGCGGTAATTGCATATCCGCTCTGAGATTTTTCCATGAGGTCAACGAGTTTGTCTGGGAGGCCGATGTACTCGAGAAACGGGACCACATTCACACCCCTGCAGATAAAGACAAAAAATATCACAGCAGACACGATTTATCCCATGCGACATACATTTTTGAGAGAAAGCCGGGTCACACAGTCCCTAGAGCAACTGGCGGCTAAGGAtcctgctcaggggcccaatgaagAATCACTCTAGGGACTCGAACCGGCGACTTGCTGCTcaaaggcacagcatcctaacctgctgagccacacgggCCCAGGTACTAACTCTGTATTACAAACCACACAGCTTCCTCTGTGACGATACATTAACACGGTTTATTTTTTACGAGACGTCCTGGCTCCAGAACATAAAAACATTCCTATTTAGCAACACACCCGTTGTGCTACTTTTCTTAAGGTACGACAGTATGACCACAACCCAAAAGCCCCACCTTTCCCATCAACCCTAATATTAACCTCCAACACTAACGCTAACCTCAAACGCTAACTGCAAACACTACCACTAAAccctaatgctaatgctaacttctAACGCTAACTCTAACCCAAACCCCTAACCCCAATACTAGCCATAATGCTAACACTGAGTCCTCCTCACCACCAGGGTTCACTCACTTCATGGCGGTGTAGTAGAAAGCCCCAAACCACAGAGAAGACGTCACCAGATGCACAGGGATCATGACTTTCCCATActgtttcagcattttctggaAGCGGTGGACCAGCCCGATGGACTTGTCCTGAAGGGGATCCGAGTCGCCAGGCTGCTCTGGgatgtccttcctctcctgtGTTGGTGACGCTGCTCTGGCTACCTCTGATGTGCTGACGTAGCACAGGCTGGGaccccctttcccagtccaGGGCCTGGGGGCCACCGGGCTGTGGGACAGGCCCTGGACTGTGGGTTGCAGAGCGACCAGCCGCAACCAGGCTCTGTGGCAGACAAGCTGCTgcattttctttttctcactCACGCCCAAGAGCCTGCGGGCACCATTAAGAAGTTACCGTAGAAACCAGTGTCATCAATTAAAAAAGGATCACAGTCGCGTTATACCATCCAGGATACTGAGGCGCGGCAGCTTTAAGACACTGACGCAATCAAACAGTCTTGAATCCAAATTCCAAAAAGTGCCAACAACAGAATCGACAAACGTTCATTTATAACGCAATATGCGTCATGACGGTCTTAAAGCACAATACTGTGTCAGCACCCACCTTCACAAAGGAATGCTCCGCAGCATCAATACTGCGGCTTAGACTGAGCGATCTGGACAGGCAGAGAATAAAAGGGGTGGGCATGAAACGGAACCCAGCTTTCACCCCAGCACATATAAAATGATCGCGGACAGCGCCGTGTCGGTATTACTGCGACTACAGCATTGGAGCAGCAATTCGCtcgtaaaaatgccaaaagaagcCCCTTTTATGATCCTCATTACACCATTTATTAAATAAACCTTATTTAAATATAACCCCTTTATATTCCTTATTTATAACCCGGGCAGTCATCCTACAGAATCTCAACCTCCTTTCCCACAAGTCTTTCTCACAAGCATCTTTCTAACAGAATAACTGTAGATGTTTCGCGtgtacttacgaatgagatttAGCATGGTATAAGGACGCTTAAACTTTTCATGAAAGACCATCCATGCCCCCTGTGTCATTCAGAAAATAGCGTTTCGGGAAACGGCAAGTTATCCAGTGCAATTTGGGAAATGTAGTCTTTACGCCGTTAGAAATCACGTAGACGGGGGCGTTTGAACTTCATTGACCATAGTTCATATGGGCACAGGCCAAAACGGAAATAGGAACGGAAGCAGAAAGCTTATTCTTCAGCGTGATGGCGGAAAACTCAAGTGAGTGTGAACCTTGGAGTAGTGTTTTTGTACACTTTATTATGTCCTCGACGATTCCTACTTCCTTTTTAATGCTGTGATAGCTTTTATTTTTTCTCTTTGTAATAACCGGTCTATGTCGGGTAAAATTGGAGCTATTTGGTGACTGTCAGGCATGCCGCGTCCCGCTAGCAAGGCTTGTTTATAACAATCATTAGCTCAAGCAGTGATGTTGATGCTCTTGAGGTATCGGCGTTTTGCTATAACATCGCGTGAAAATAATTTGAAAAATCATACTAGTTTATCTTAATATGTTCTGTTTACTTTAGTTTTTGCTATGTGTTGATTCTTTTCAGCCATGTGAACGTCGCACGTAGTTAAAACTTCCATTTACCTCGTTTACCATCTCCGCACGCACCGCTCAGCTTGTACAGTTTACTACTTTTTTTGACGgggggtgtcatttattttcttactcCCAATATCTTTTATCACGTTGGTTTAAGAGCTTTCTTTAATATCATTTATGCTGGTGTCCCTTTAGATTATTTCGTGAAGAAAGTGTAGAGTGAAGTCCAGAAATGATTTACACTGTCTTGTAATAGTGTGGAATTTGCTGAGAAACAGTCTGGTGTATTCAGGGCACCGGGAAGGAGAGAGTGGAGACAGACCTGAGGTGTGTGGCAGTGGAGATGGTGGCTTGACCAAGAGGAAGCTGGAGGGGAAAGATTATGACCACAGTGGAGACGAGGGCCCCCCCAGTAAGAAGGTGGTAAGTGACTTAATGGTGTGACTCGCCCTCCATGTGACGGGTAAGCGGTGCTCTTAGTACTCCATGTCCTGCTGTGTTCTCCACAGGGCCACGGTATCAAGGTAGCCAGCCATTACAACACCCTTCAGGAGTGTAGTCGTGAAGCTCGCACCAGGAGCAAGATCTTCTACATGCGAAACTTCAACAACTGGCTGAAGAGCGTTCTGATTGGTGAGTGGGGCTCTGGGAATTGAGGGTTAGAGTTACATAAATGGCTGGCTGTGTGTCTCTGATCTTGCTGTTATACATGAATGTATAAATGTACATGTTTACTAGATGCTTGAAGAACGATTCCTTGTCTTGTTACACTACTGCTGGGGGCGGTCTGTTAGATATGACATGTTAACCTGACTCGTTCCCTGTGCTGCAGGTGAGATCCTGGACAAGGTAAGGCAGAGCCGAAAGGAGCTTTGCGTTCTGGACCTAGGCTGTGGCAAAGGGGGAGACCTTCTGAAGTGGAGGATGGGGAACATCCACAAGCTAGTGTGTGCAGGTCAGTGGAACCCAGGAGATGCTTCACGTAGCCAGCAGTGGGCAGTGCCCTTCAGCTGGAGTCCATTCTGGCCTGAGGGTCTGCTCAGGCACCATGTTGCTCTGTTTCAGATGTTAGTACCAATGGTACTTGGAGGGCTAGAGTGGGCGGGGCTGAtaaccctgtcactcaccacttTAGCCTATTTCCTATTGGTTACAGTGATTCTGTCTGTGCTCACCCCACATGCTCTTTTTCAGACATTGCCAGCGTATCTGTCGAGCAGTGTGAGCAGCGCTACCAGGACATGAGGAAGAAGAGCCACCGGCAAGACCGCCTCTTCAGCGCTGAGTTCGTCACTGCTGACTGCACCAAGGTGCGCAGTGTGTCCACATGCCCGTAAAAGGGACCCCTTAAGTGATCTTCTGGATGCTGGGCGAATGTGCAGCTCCAGTGCTTCCACGTTCCTCCTCTGTGTCCCTCCCCTGTCCAGGAGCTCCTCTCGACCAAATTGAAGGATCCCGACATGACGTTTGACGTCTGCAGCTGTCAGTTCGTCTATCACTACTCGTTTGAGTCTCAGCAGCAGGCTGAAATGATGCTCCGTAATGCCTGCGAGAGGCTACGTCCAGGTGGCTTCTTCATCGGGACGACGCCGGACGCCTTCGAGCTCGTGTGAGAATGCCGCACTGTCCCGTCCCCCAGCCCTGCCAGAATGCCAACTTCAGtgtgttatttatttaaattatattcctccttaattccatccatcctcccGCAGTGGCTGCTACTATATAATAGCTAGCTGACGGAGGAGGCTCACTGCCCCTACTCTGAGGATGGTGTCTTCATATTCGTGTGAAGATTGACCTTTCCCTCCCCATTGATGCCGGTCCTAGTTCCCCATTCGTCTCCTTTGCAGCCCTCATAGTGCGAAGGCTGGAGTCTCTTGGTGACATTAACTCCCCTGTTGAGTGGTCGGCCCGGGCCGCTCTGTTACCGGTTGGGTTCATATTGCCTGAAGAAAGTTTCCTAATCACCCAGATGTCTGATGCCTTTTCTCAGAAAGCGTCTGGAGGCCTCAGAGTCCAATTCCTTCGGCAACGACGTTTATCGCGTGACGTTCCAGAAGAAGGATGTTTACCCGCTGTTTGGCTGCCAGTACGACTTCAGCCTGGAAGGAGTCGTCAACGTGCCCGAGTTCCTCGTCTACTTCCCACTCTTCCAAGAGTGAGTCTGTGCTCCGGCGTCAGCGTCGCtgctgaccagcaggtggctccacTGATCTCCACTGCCCCTTTACAGGATGGCAAAAAAGTACAACATGAGGCTGGTTTCTAAGAAGACCTTCTCCGAGTTCTTCAAGGAGAAGATTGCAAATGAGCAGCACCGGACTCTGATGAAGAGAATGCAGGCTTTGGAGGTGCGTTTGCACGCCCAGCCGCCGGCTGATGAGCGTTCAGTGCTGATCCGAACTTTTGCGGCCTTTCTTTGTAAAGGGCTTTCCCTTTGTATGTgtattctgattttttttgatGATGATATACAAAAACCCTTCCTCTCTGCTGGCTACGGTGGTCACTGATACATGCCTTTCCTTTGCAGCCATATCCTGCCGACGACAGGAACCGCTTGACCTTCCAGGATGCCAGCGAGTACGAACACGCCAGGGGCAGAGCGGAGAGTCCTGACGCCAGAGTTCCCCTTGTGAGTGCTTGCTCGCTGTTACCACGGAAACAAGCCGTCCACAGCGCTtctccacagacagaccctgccCCACAGCGCCTCCCACTGTTTCTGTTTATAAGTCCTCAAATAGCCTTTTCTGGCGTATTCGGTCCGAAATGTTTCTCAGGGAGTCAGATGATGCAGACACACCGCGGTGTGAATGAGAGCAGGAGGACGACAGCTGTCTGCTCAGGACATGATGCAATTCTTGTTTCGTTCACTCCTCCAGATGCTGCAGAATGAAAAGAAATAGGACAATACATAAAGCAAATAAAATATGCACATACACTAtggataaaatacaaaatatacatATTCATACTAGAATAGCATgtgcagcattaaaaaaaatggcTAGAAGACCAGTAAACATAAATTGTGCATGTGAATATGCATACATTTAAGTACCATATGACTAGGGCTAATCAAGTCATGCCCTCAAGATCTGAGCACTGCTGATTTTCTGGCGTTCCTTCACATGTGGGCCAGCTGTGAAGCGTcctgccaatcagaatcagtaattctTTAACCTggaagaactgaaaatatggccTGGATCTGCAATTGAGGTGCAGATTTGAAGAACCCTGCTATATCAGAAGGAGATGTGCAGCGTAAAGTAGCCAGTCCAGTAAAATAAGAGCAGCTTCTCTATTCATCTGTCTACAGACCAGTTACTAACtcggtctctctctctttctttctctctctctctctccctccccccaggGCACTTTAAGCAGATCGGAATGGGAGGCAGCCAGTAAGTCTATGTGCTCCGCATGTGCTGTTCCACAAATTCACACCCAGCTGTCCCCTGGAACTTGGACATTTTTTTGTGACCCTCATGTTTGCGGTCAGCTGGTCACATGGGGGTCTGTGGCTGTGGAATCATGTGACATTCATTGCAGTTTTGGAATGTGGGAAAATTTGGAATTTAATGCTGGTGCttcatactgtgtgtgtgtgtgtgtgtgtatgcgtgtaaaTAACCTTGACTTGCAGAGTCCTCCATCTTCCTGCTTCTTCTCACATAGGTATCTACCTGGTGTTTGTGTTTGAAAAAATGTCCTGACCGTCCCAAGAGTATATCCATGGATGCTGGCGGCCAGGTTTGGACAAGCAGGATCTGCAGTGGTGGAGGTTTTTCATCTCTGAATTGCCTGTGAGCGAATGGTCTGCGGGAGAGATTAAGAGCCTCATTCCTCAGTAAGCTCCGCTTGTTAGGCTGCAGACGAGGACGCAAACATGCCTCCGTTACAGATCCGTGCGTAATATTGCTAAATGAATTAGAGATCAGGTGATGAGCTGGTCGTGACTTTTCTGACCTCCTGTAATGTCTGGCTCTTGTGTTGTTCCACAGCCAGGTTTTCGTTTTTGACcagcttttgttttcgttttctGCTCTTCAAAGCGTACATCAACGTTGCAaataaaatcttgtggaaatgcTGCTCATCCTCGTCCTTCTTGAAGACTGGCTTGGGTTTGACGGTGATGATAATCTCAGGAAGCG encodes:
- the LOC125719057 gene encoding protein TMEPAI-like isoform X1, translated to MTARSRRAADRCQCSRSAWGLSQRLCSAILGLRIPMRNPSSPTGSISDPNACCSCNCTGSQHLGMDISELQFVQIILIMVVMVVMVVLIICLLNHYKFSGCSGMTRQSQGSRQEEMLQQGPSAWPQDSTAPTQGASEAAYAQRERLTAPAFMQQDRFCRFQPTYPPQQHQIDLPPTICLSDGEEPPPYQGPCTLQLRDPEQQMELSRESVRAPPNRTVFDSDLIAVHPPSSNSGISASRSASHGHMEGPPPTYSEVMGKHPASSFFPHQHGDTPPILQGAAAQTLQHSSSESTTVPIKIRDSQRDKQV
- the LOC125719057 gene encoding low-density lipoprotein receptor class A domain-containing protein 4-like isoform X2, whose product is MQEAASLNHNHSTECKFHCANGNCLGFISLICNQLNNCGDNSDEEDCPAVTQHPPSGLFHSELQFVQIILIMVVMVVMVVLIICLLNHYKFSGCSGMTRQSQGSRQEEMLQQGPSAWPQDSTAPTQGASEAAYAQRERLTAPAFMQQDRFCRFQPTYPPQQHQIDLPPTICLSDGEEPPPYQGPCTLQLRDPEQQMELSRESVRAPPNRTVFDSDLIAVHPPSSNSGISASRSASHGHMEGPPPTYSEVMGKHPASSFFPHQHGDTPPILQGAAAQTLQHSSSESTTVPIKIRDSQRDKQV
- the LOC125719057 gene encoding low-density lipoprotein receptor class A domain-containing protein 4-like isoform X3; translated protein: MVVMVVMVVLIICLLNHYKFSGCSGMTRQSQGSRQEEMLQQGPSAWPQDSTAPTQGASEAAYAQRERLTAPAFMQQDRFCRFQPTYPPQQHQIDLPPTICLSDGEEPPPYQGPCTLQLRDPEQQMELSRESVRAPPNRTVFDSDLIAVHPPSSNSGISASRSASHGHMEGPPPTYSEVMGKHPASSFFPHQHGDTPPILQGAAAQTLQHSSSESTTVPIKIRDSQRDKQV
- the fam210aa gene encoding uncharacterized protein C18orf19 homolog A; this encodes MQQLVCHRAWLRLVALQPTVQGLSHSPVAPRPWTGKGGPSLCYVSTSEVARAASPTQERKDIPEQPGDSDPLQDKSIGLVHRFQKMLKQYGKVMIPVHLVTSSLWFGAFYYTAMKGVNVVPFLEYIGLPDKLVDLMEKSQSGYAITAYAMYKIATPARYTVTLAGTSLSVKYLRKHGYMSTPPPVKEYIQDKMEETRERFSEKMEETKERISGRMEETKDKFSEKLQQTKDKVSFRKKDQGP
- the rnmt gene encoding mRNA cap guanine-N7 methyltransferase, giving the protein MAENSRHREGESGDRPEVCGSGDGGLTKRKLEGKDYDHSGDEGPPSKKVGHGIKVASHYNTLQECSREARTRSKIFYMRNFNNWLKSVLIGEILDKVRQSRKELCVLDLGCGKGGDLLKWRMGNIHKLVCADIASVSVEQCEQRYQDMRKKSHRQDRLFSAEFVTADCTKELLSTKLKDPDMTFDVCSCQFVYHYSFESQQQAEMMLRNACERLRPGGFFIGTTPDAFELVKRLEASESNSFGNDVYRVTFQKKDVYPLFGCQYDFSLEGVVNVPEFLVYFPLFQEMAKKYNMRLVSKKTFSEFFKEKIANEQHRTLMKRMQALEPYPADDRNRLTFQDASEYEHARGRAESPDARVPLGTLSRSEWEAASIYLVFVFEKMS